From bacterium:
GGCTGGCCGCTGGATATCGAGGCCGCCTCGCCAGATTCGGAAACGTAACCCGACGACTGGTACCACTCGACGCCGGGGACGAACTCGCAATCCGGGCAAATGGCGGAAGCGGCCCTTTCGTCGCCGGACAGATCTTCCGGAATCACGAATCCGCGTTCGTCGGTTTTCTCCCAGGGCTGGACGAAGTCCGAAGGCAGCGACTCGGGCCAGGCCGAGCCTGCGGATTGATCGACGTGCGGAGACAAAACCGGGGTGGTTGCTGCATCCGGGGAAACAATCGATGAACTGCTGCGTTCGCACGCAAGCGCAGCCGCGGCGATAAGCGCGACTATGGCAAGAACCGCTCCCTTCATTTCGGCCCTCCTTAGGCCAAAATCGCCCCCGCGGGAGTCACGCCCCTTTGGGGGGCGTTTTGATTATACCACTTTCATAATCCGGATTCAGTACTGCGAGATGTCCGTGATATCGGGCGCGGGCAGAAGCGGCGTGAAGCTGCTCCACGATGTCTGCAGCGAATGCCTGAAAACGGTGATGTTTCCCGGAGCGGCGTTGGCCGGGACCGTGAATGTGATCGCGGTCGGAGTCCAACTCACGCAATTCGCGCTGGGAATCGTCGTCGTTCCGGAAGTCGTGGGAACCGATACGAAATTGCCCTCGGAGAGCGCGCCGAAGCCGCGGCCGTTGAGCGTGAAATTCTGGCCGATTACCGGCCTGCCGTTCGATGGAACGCAGGAGGTCACTGCCGGCGCCTCGAGAACGCCGAAGTAGTCCACCCACCAACCTTGATACGTGAGTCCGCCGTCCGAGGAGAGCCTGAGGCCTACTTTCACCTCCGTATCGCCGGTGAAAGCGGACAGGTCGAGGTTGCGAAGAGTCCAGTCCGATGCAAGTCCGTCGTAAGTCGCAAGAAGCGTCGAGGTGTTTTGATCGGTGTAAAGATAAACGTATGCGAAGTCGTAGGAAGGCTCGGTGCGCACCCAGCTTGCGAACATCAGCCTGGGATTGACGAGCCCCGCAAGGCTTACCGACGGCGAGAAAGCGAAGTCGGCTTCGCCGTTCCCGTACCCGCTGGTGTTTATTCCGCAAAACAGCGAATTGCTGCCCGTGTAAGCCCGGTTGCCGACCGTGTGCCAGAATCCGAGCCCTCCTTCGTTTTTCACATACCAATTCGCGATGCCTGATTCGAAATCGTCGAACAGCGGCTCTGCGGTGACGGTGTTGGATATCGTGTAGGAAGGCGTGTCTTCCACCATCTGGCCGTCGGAATCGAATACTTTGACATTTATCGAGTTGCTTCCGTTGAACATCCAGCGCGTGTTCCAGTCGAAGTTGAACGGAACGGAAGCGTCGGTGAACACCAAGTAATCGCCCAAATAATACTCCGCCCTGTCCAACCCCTCGTCGTCGGACGCGGTCACTTGAATTACCCGCGTTCCCGAAAGCGTGCTGCCCGGCGAGGGCGAAATGCCGGTGATCGAAGGCGGCGAAGAAAGCTCCTTCACCGAGAAGTCGTCGATCCACCAGCCGCCGTTGCCCGGGCCGTCAGCCAGCGAATTGCTGTTCAAGTGGAAAAGAAGGTAAACCTCGTCTCCCACATAGTCCACCAGGTCCACGTAAACGCTGTTCCACGTGGATGCTTTGGAGCCGTTGTAGCTGGCGAGCGCCTTCATCGTTGCTCCGTCGTCGTTGGTTATAAACACCGAGCCGAAGTTCTCGCCTTGGGTGATTATGTACTTGTGCTTGAACCGCAGAATCGGATGGGTCGCACCGGCAAGCGACAAACGGACGGAGCAAAGGAAATCGTTTTCGTTAAAGTCGTATCCGGGACCGATGCCCATGCAGTGGGTGGGAGATGCGGCGTCTCCGTTGTAATAACGCCAGTAAGCGTCGCCGGTCGGATTCGATATCGCCCACTTCGCGGCATCGGTGATAGCGTCGGAGTACGGTATCGAGAATCCGGAATTGCTCACCGTTACGTTGCGCTTGTCCGCTCCGATTTCGCCCTCGCTGTCCGTGGCGACGGCCCTTATTTCGATCGAGCCGTTGTAAGTGTTTTGAGAAACCCAGTTGATCGAGTACGGCGATGTCAAATCCTCTCCGACAAGCCGGCCGTTCGCGAAAAATCGCACGCCGGCGATAGTTCTGCCGGACGAGGGCGTCGCCGTCGCGCTGAATGTGACGCCGTTCGATACCGTGTCGCCCGGGCCGGGCGAGGTAATCGAAACAACGGGACGCGTCGGCGTGAGGACGCGGATATCGAACGTCGCCGGATTGCCGATCGCGCTGAAGTTTTCGATCACGACGGAAGTGTCGTTGAGCTGGTAGTCTCTCGACGTCGGATTGGAGGACGCGGAGAACGCGTTGGTGTAACCCGCCGCGCCGTTTCCGGAGAAATAGGGATCCTGCGAGCTGCCCAAATCGTTTTTCCGGTCCAACGGATCCTTGCCGTTCTCGTCCTGGCCGCGAGCGCTTTCCAAATCGACATGCTTGTGAAGTTCGTTGCTGTTGTCGGTATTGCCTCCGCCCACACTGTCGTCGATATGCCAGATCAAAACTCCTTCTCCGGGACGCGTTGAGTCGGTTCCCGTCTTCAGCCTGTTTTCGACAAGGAAGTATTCCTTGCCTTCCTTGCCATTGGTCCAAACCTTAAGCACATCGCCCGCAACGTGAATGTCCGGAAGGGAATAGCCCGTGTAATCGTCGTCTATTACTGTGGGCGTCACCCAGCCGAGCATCGCGCGCCCCCAAGCGCCCGGTGACGGGACCTTTTGAGCATTGTCGTATTGATAGGCCATAAGATCCCAGGCTCCAAGTCCGTTCGAGCTGTAGTCGATGTCGTACAGGTCCGGAAGACCAAGTATGTGGCCGTATTCGTGGCAGGAAATCGTCATTGTCCATGAGTCGTTTCCGGACGAATATCCTGTGAGAAAGTACGCGTCGATAATCACGCCGTCAACGTGGATGTTAAGCCCGCTCGAACGATGCGGCCAGAGACCGGGCACGAACTCGGCCTCGTTGTAAAAGATGATGAAAGTGTCCACATAGCTGTCGCCGTCAACGTCGAATTCGCTGAAATCCACGAACGGATCCGCCGCCTGGATCGTTTCGTTGATGAGTTCTCCGGTGCGGCTCCAGTCTTTGTAGTAGGCGCGGTTTTTGGAGGTCTGGTACCAGCCGGAGTTGGGGCCGTTGTCGTCGGTCGTCCCCGATATTTCGAATTTGCCGAAGCTCACTTCCTGGTAATAATCGTTGCAAGAAGGAAGCGACGCGGTTCCGTCCGCGAAAAACCTGTCGTAAAAGTAGTCAACGTCGTATGTAGGATAGTTCGCGGTCGAATCGGGAAAGTCCGTGCGAAGCACGATCCACTTCGCTGTTCCGAATGACAAAGCCGCGGAAGGTTTCTTGCCTTCCGGCGCGGAGTAACCGAGTTCCAGCAAGTCCTTGTAGTCCAGGCGGCCGTCCGCGTTGCGGTCGTACTGCCAGAACTGCCTTGTATCCGCTCGCGGCGCGCGCACTTCGTCCATTTTGTCCGCGCCGTAACCCGACGAAACAGCGTTGTAGATTTCGTCGTCGGGAACCAGGAACTCGCTTCTATCGCCGAATTCGAGCTTGTTAAGCGTCGGATAAACCTTTTTCCAAAGCTCGGCGTTCGCCGCGCTTTCGGCGAACCACTCTTCGGGAGGGCGCACCGTCGCCGAGGCCGGCTGGGTCGCGGAGCCGATTAGGGCGATCGACAGCACAAGTGCAAAGCAGCATTTTAGACGGGGGCAGAATGAAATCATCAAATTTCACCCCCGGCGATTATTTCGAGATCCCGCTTTTTCCGATCGCGGACGATCGGCGGCTCGAACCAGCCGATTGAGATGTCACCGGCAGGATCCAGGACTTCAAATTTGAATTCGGCAAGCCTGACCGCGCCTGACAGCCCTGGGCCGATGTACTTTTTCGACAGGGCGAAGTCCAAGCCAAGCGATGTTTCGGTTGCGAACTCTATTCTGTCTTCCGGCGCCCCCCAGTTGCCGTCCGGCGTCATTGCCAGAAACTTCAGCGCCGAGCTGTCGTATGCGAGGGTGCCGCCTATTTGGTAAAGGTCGGAAACGGAGGTGGCCGAAAGCGTGATTGAAAGTCTGTCTCCTTCCCTTTCCCGCGTGAGCCAAAGTTTCGGCGCGCCTGTGCCGCGCGACGCTTCGTCCAGCACGCTTTGGGGAGGCGGAGCCGTCGAATTCGGCTGGGCAGGGGGCGCACCGGTCTCGTTTGGGGCGGATGTGCGTGCGCCCTTGGAACATGCAAAAAACGACGTTGCGGCGGCCACAATCAAAAGGATGATTCCGGCCGTCCACCGGAAAACATAAAAACGGATAAGTTTCACATTACACCTCGGGGATGATGCCGGTAATATACTACCTGAGCCGGAAGCTCTTCTGAACGGATTTGCAACTAATTCCGCATTCTGCAGCCCAGGCGTAAAAGGAGGTTTCATGTCCAAACTTGTCAAATTGGCGCGCATTTTGATGCCGCGGATTTGCATCGCCGCCGCCGCGGTATTCGCTGCAGCCGCTTCATGCAGCGCGGTGCGTCCGGATCCCTGGACGGAATTCAGGAACCATGAGCTGGCGCGGATGGCAGAAAGCGGTTCTCCCGAGAGCTTTTACACCGTTTACGAAGGCTCGTTCGGGCCGATGGAGATCAGGCTTTTGACTTGGCTGGCCGGCGACAATCTGTTCCGGATGGATTCGGATATGGGCATCGTTAAAGTCGCGATGGGTTACGACGGGAACAAGGGCTGGATTCAGATGGGAGACTCGCCCGCGAGAGAGCTTTCGAGCGCCGAAGAAGAAGACGTTTTTTCATCTCTTTACTTTGATGGTTTCGAATATTTGAACGACTCCGAGCTTCAAGTCGGCGAGCCGCAGGCAAGAAACTGGGGGGGGGCGAAGGTGTGGGAGATTTCGCTTGTGTCTCCACAGGGATACAAGCGGGATCTGTTCGTCGCGGATGGCTCCTGGGAGCTCGCGGGTTACCGCGCTTACGGAACTTCAACCGGCCTGATGAAGCTGTTCGACAGCGAATGGATCGAAGGGGTGCAAGTTCCGAATAGAGTTGAAATGGAGGTCGAGGGCATTCCCATTCCGCTGAACCTGAAGCTGGTTGAGGCGGAGGTCAACGTAGAAATAGCCCCGGACTTGTTCGTCCCGCCGGCGGGGACTGCATCCAGTCTGATCGCATTATCCGATGAAAAAACCGTGGTGCTGCCTTTGCAGCGCGAGGACACCGGGATGGTTGTAATAGATGGTGCTTTGGGATATGCACGCGGATTGTTCTTGTTCGATACGGGCGCGGCTCACACGGTTTTGGACGCGCGCGCCGCGGCAAGCGCGCGGTTCAAGGAGGATCGGCCATTTACGGCAATCGGCGTGGGCGGTACGGCTGATTCGCGGATAGTCCGTGGAGGCGAATCTGTATCGGTCGGCGCGGGCGGCGGGTTTAGAATGCCGGATGATTCATTTTTCATCGTTATGGATCTTGGCACTGTATCGAAGGAAATGGGAGTTGAACTGGCCGGGATTTTCGGTGCGGATCTATTGAGCAAAGCCGAAATCCGGCTCGACTTCGCAAGGGGAGAAATGGCCGTCACAACGAATGAGCCGGGCGATTCGGAGGGCGGCAAAAAGCCGGTCAATTCATCGGACGAAAGCATAATCAGGCTGGGAGAGCTCGTGCTGGTTGAGGGCGAATACGGCCCGGATAAAAGTAAAATCACGCTTTTGGTGGATACGGGTTTCAGGGGCAAGGTGGGAATTTTGTCCAGCGGCGCAGAGCGGATGGGACTTGACGTTTCGCCCGCGCGCGGCCGCGGCTTCGTTTCGGGAATAGGAGGAGTAACCCGCCTGGAAGGTTCGGTCAAGGAGCTTGATGTCCAATTGTTCGGAAGGAGCTGGAAAATAGAAAACGCTCCGGTGATTTCCGGCCCGGTTTCCAGCCTTGTCGGCGGAAGCGCGGACGGACTGATCGGTATCGAGTTGCTGTCCGAGCTCGTGCTCGAATTCGACTATGCAAACGGGGTGATCAGAGTGATCGAAAGCGCGGCCAACTAGCGCGAAAGCGGCTGCAGTCTGCTAACATCAACACAAGCCGCTGCGGCCGCCTGCGCCGCTGCGGCGAACTGGAGGATGCCTTTCGAGGCCGGAAGTGGCAACCGTAAAGCAGCAGCTGATAAGGCGGATCTTCGTCGCGGGAGTTGTGTTGTTTCTGGTGGTGCTGCCCGCGGCGATAATGGCCTATTTGGCCTACAACAGCCTGCGGGAAATCAGGATAAGGGAGGATTTCTTTTTCGAGCAGGTCGGGCACGACCTTTCCAAAAGGTTGATCTCAACACTCGAGATGCCGCTTTACGGGCCGGGATTCGAACTTGCGGAGCGTTTCGTCAAGGGGCAAAATTTCGGCGATCCTGCGGAAATCAGGGCAGTCCTGGGATTCCTTGAGAAATCCAGCGAAATGAGCGACGCGTTTTTTTGGTATCCGGGGTCGATGTATCCGGCAGCCGTCCGTTCGCTGTATTACGATCCAGAGTCGTTTACGGAAAAGCCGGTTTCGGAACTCATCAAGCCGATAGAAGAGCGGACGCTTCAGGTGTTCAGGGAGGGCGAAGCTTTTAGGGATCTGCCGCGCGGTTTCACGCCGAAGACCTACCAAGGCTACACGGTCGCAATCTGGGGAATGCGGTTCGCCGACGAAACCTGGGTGATGACGCTGGTCGCGGAGGAATCCGGCAATACGATTGGATTTCTTACCTATCGTTTGAACGAAAAGGAGTATTTGCGTCTAGCGAGGGGGCTTTACAACGAGATGTTTCCTTCGGGCAAAATCATGGGCGGAATGGACGAAGTCCCGCGGGATTTGGGGGCGGAAGTGTATTTCAACCTGCTGCCTTTTAACGACGAGGCGCATGAAGCGACGAGCGATATCGCGGCCTCCAGAAATTACGTTTACGACTCGAAGGGATACGAATCATCGTTGTGGGGAATCCGGGTTTTCGTCGCCAATCGGGAGCGCGTGCGCGTCAACGACAGGCTGGTCACTTCGATGCTTGCGCTGCTTGCCGGTTTGTTCGCGCTCATAGTTTTGGGCGTTTTGCTGCTTTATTACTTGGTGTCGAAGGAGTTGCAGCTAGCCAAATTAAAAAGCGGATTTGTGTCGAATGTAAGCCACGAGCTGAAAACGCCGCTTTCGCTAATCAGGCTGTTCGCGGAAACGCTCGAAATGGACAGGGTCGAGTCGGAACAGGAAAAGAAGCGCTTTTACTCGATTATTCATAACGAAAGCGTCAGACTGACCAATCTTATAAACAACATTCTGGATTTCAGCCGCATCGAAGAGGGCCGCAAGAAGTATGAAATGGCCACCGAGGATTTGAAATCGTTGTTGTCGGATACCTTGGATGCGTACGCGTTTCAGCTTGACACGGCAGGATTCAAGGTGAACGTGCAGTCGGGCGACGGCGAATATTTCGCTGAAGTTGACCGGGACAGCTTCAAGCAGGCCGTGCTGAACTTGCTCGACAACGCGGTGAAGTACAGCGGGGACGAGCGCCGGATAGATGTCGGACTGTCACGGTCGGGAGGATTCGTCCGCGTGTCCGTTCGCGACTACGGAATCGGCATACTGCCTCAAGACCTCACGCGCGTTTTCGACAAATTCTTCCGGGCGGGAAACGAGGATGTTTACAAGGTTAAGGGAAGCGGGCTGGGGCTTGCCGTGGTCAGGCATATTATGGACGCGCATTCGGGTAGAATAGACGTGAGAAGCGAGCCGGGCAAGGGCAGCGAGTTTTGCCTTCTGTTTCCGGAAAGCGCTGGATCGCGCGAACCCGGCGAAGGCGGTGCCGGGCCGCTTCGACAACCTTCCGGGGGCCGCAAAAGTTGATGGCTAAAATCTTGGTTGTGGAAGACGAGCCGGACATGAGGTTCGGCCTGGAGCACAATCTTCGTTTCGAGGGATATCAAGTAATCTGCGCCGAGGACGGCAAAACGGGTCTGGAAATGGCGCGGTACTCGTCTCCCGATCTCGTGCTTTTGGACATTATGCTGCCGGGAATGAGCGGGCTGGAAGTTTTGCGCCAGCTAAGGAAAGAACGGCGCGGTCTTCCGGTGATTCTCGTCACCGCCAAAGGCCAGGAGATGGACAAAATTATCGGCCTGGAATCGGGAGCGGACGACTACATTACGAAACCGTTCAGCGTGAAAGAGCTGCTTGCGCGCGTCAACGCCGTGCTGCGCAGATACCAGAGCCGGGGGGAAATAGGGGAGTACTCGTTCGGCGACGTGAAAATAGATTTCAAAAATATGCAGGCGACCAAAGGCGGGCGGGATTTGGAATTCACGCACAGGGAATTCGAGATAATGAAGGTTTTCGTGCGTCACAAGAACGAAGTGATTCCGCGCTCGGTGCTTTTGGACGAAGTTTGGGGATACGAGTCGAAGGTGTTCCCGAACACGCGTACCGTCGATACGCATATAGCCAAGCTGCGAAAGAAAATCGAGGACGACACCGAGAATCCGCACCATATAATCACGGTGCACAGGATGGGCTACCGCTTCATGGACTAGCGCACGTTGATCGTGCGGACTTCCCCCATCCAGGAAACGGTTCTTATGTTGTAGTCGGACGAGTTCGCCAGATAAAGTGTCTTTTTGGAGTCCACGACGAGGTCCAGGTAACTGGCAAAGTCCGCGTTGAATCCGTTGCCGTCCTTGTTGGTGCCCGGATTTTTCGGCGAGCCGGCGAGAGTGTAAACGTAATACATCCCCGACGCCGCATCCCAGGAAAGCTGGCGGACGCAGTGATTCTGGTTGTCCATCACGAAAAGATTGCCTTCCTTGTCCGCGGCAAGTCCGGTGAGCTGCCAGCCCAAGAGAGCGCTCGTACCCGGCCCGTCGCGGAATCCGACTTCGCGCGTCCCGTCAGGCTTGAGACCGCCCGCGATCGTGGTCAGGTTACCTTGCTTGTACTGCCTGATAAGTCCGTCGGTTCCCTCGGCGATGAATATCGAGCCGTCCGGACCGACCGCTAGGTATGACGGATTGCGCAGCTTCGCCTGAAGCGCCGGGCCGTCGAAGAGTCCCTTCGACTCCTGGGTTATACGTGCGCCCTCTCCCGCCCCCTCGTATACCGGATCCACCCCGGCGAGCCTTTTGACCTGGCCCGAATTGTCGTATTGGAGCAGCCAGCCGTTTCCGATGTCGCCGATGAAGATGTTCCCCGCCGAGTCGATCGCAAGGCCGTCGGGCTGGAACCGCCCGGAAATGAAAGGATCCGGGCTGATTCGCGGATCCCCCTTGGTCAAAATCGTTTCCGCCTGGCCTCCGCTTATGCGAAGAACGCGCCCGCCGCGAAGGTCGTTGGCGAAAATCGTTCCGTCAGGAGCGACGCGTATCCGGCTCATTTCCGCCGAGACGCCTTGATCGGAATTGATGTTCTCGACTCGCTTGTTTATGCGCCTTTCTATGTCCGGCCCGTACAGGAAATAAAGCGCGCCGTCTGGGCCGATTGCGACCGAGTGAACTCCGTCCCAGGACATCTGCGCCCGCGGCGCCCCCACGTAGATTGCTATGGCGGCCAGCACCGCCAGGATTGCGACTGCCTTTCTCACGACTTGCCTCCGGTGAGTCTACCCCTGACTCATGACGATTGTAACAGACATTTATTCGATTGCGCGCTCGCGCATTCGAGAGCGCTGCCGCCGGCGTTTTCCTGCGCACATCCGCGGTGGTAAACTTATGGCTGACGGAGGAGTTTAACCGCCGTTCCGTTTCGCGGAGCAAAAGGAATCCGGGCATCCGCCCGAAAGGGGAATCGAAATGAAGATTCGCGTGTTGGTACTTGCCGCGGCTTTTGCCGCAACGGCGCTTTCGCTTTGCGCGTCGGCGTCGGAGCTGTCGCTTACCGTTTACAACGACAATTTCGCGCTCGTTCGCGACGTGCGCACGACCACTCTGGGCGAGGGGATAAACCATCTGACGGTGACGGATGTCGCCGCGCTTCTCGATCCGACCAGCGTCCATTTCAAGGTGCTGTCCGGGCCTTCGACGTACCTGCTGGAGCAGAATTTCGACTATGACCTGCTTTCAAGCGACAAGCTGCTGTCCAAGTACATCGGAAAGGAAATCACGCTTGTGGATACGCAAACGGGAGTCCGTTCGCGAGTGAAACTTCTGTCGACATCGGGCGGCATGGTCGTGGAAAAGGACGGAACTGTGCTTCTCAATCCGGGTGGACGAGTGGAGCTGTCCGGCGGGACGGGCGAGCTTCTGCTGGAACCGACGCTCAACTGGGACATCGCGGCGGACAAGGCCGGGACTGTGAACTACGAGCTTTCGTACATGACAAGCGGGATGTCGTGGAACTGTGATTACGTGTTCCTGCTGGCGGACACGGAAAAAACCGGCGACATGGAAGGCTGGGTGACGCTGAACAACAACAGCGGCGCGACCTACCGCGACGCAAAACTACAATTAATCGCGGGCGACGTGCGCCGTGTGCAGGAGCCGGCGCCGGCCGGTTGGGCCGGAG
This genomic window contains:
- a CDS encoding M6 family metalloprotease domain-containing protein, translated to MISFCPRLKCCFALVLSIALIGSATQPASATVRPPEEWFAESAANAELWKKVYPTLNKLEFGDRSEFLVPDDEIYNAVSSGYGADKMDEVRAPRADTRQFWQYDRNADGRLDYKDLLELGYSAPEGKKPSAALSFGTAKWIVLRTDFPDSTANYPTYDVDYFYDRFFADGTASLPSCNDYYQEVSFGKFEISGTTDDNGPNSGWYQTSKNRAYYKDWSRTGELINETIQAADPFVDFSEFDVDGDSYVDTFIIFYNEAEFVPGLWPHRSSGLNIHVDGVIIDAYFLTGYSSGNDSWTMTISCHEYGHILGLPDLYDIDYSSNGLGAWDLMAYQYDNAQKVPSPGAWGRAMLGWVTPTVIDDDYTGYSLPDIHVAGDVLKVWTNGKEGKEYFLVENRLKTGTDSTRPGEGVLIWHIDDSVGGGNTDNSNELHKHVDLESARGQDENGKDPLDRKNDLGSSQDPYFSGNGAAGYTNAFSASSNPTSRDYQLNDTSVVIENFSAIGNPATFDIRVLTPTRPVVSITSPGPGDTVSNGVTFSATATPSSGRTIAGVRFFANGRLVGEDLTSPYSINWVSQNTYNGSIEIRAVATDSEGEIGADKRNVTVSNSGFSIPYSDAITDAAKWAISNPTGDAYWRYYNGDAASPTHCMGIGPGYDFNENDFLCSVRLSLAGATHPILRFKHKYIITQGENFGSVFITNDDGATMKALASYNGSKASTWNSVYVDLVDYVGDEVYLLFHLNSNSLADGPGNGGWWIDDFSVKELSSPPSITGISPSPGSTLSGTRVIQVTASDDEGLDRAEYYLGDYLVFTDASVPFNFDWNTRWMFNGSNSINVKVFDSDGQMVEDTPSYTISNTVTAEPLFDDFESGIANWYVKNEGGLGFWHTVGNRAYTGSNSLFCGINTSGYGNGEADFAFSPSVSLAGLVNPRLMFASWVRTEPSYDFAYVYLYTDQNTSTLLATYDGLASDWTLRNLDLSAFTGDTEVKVGLRLSSDGGLTYQGWWVDYFGVLEAPAVTSCVPSNGRPVIGQNFTLNGRGFGALSEGNFVSVPTTSGTTTIPSANCVSWTPTAITFTVPANAAPGNITVFRHSLQTSWSSFTPLLPAPDITDISQY
- a CDS encoding aspartyl protease family protein → MSKLVKLARILMPRICIAAAAVFAAAASCSAVRPDPWTEFRNHELARMAESGSPESFYTVYEGSFGPMEIRLLTWLAGDNLFRMDSDMGIVKVAMGYDGNKGWIQMGDSPARELSSAEEEDVFSSLYFDGFEYLNDSELQVGEPQARNWGGAKVWEISLVSPQGYKRDLFVADGSWELAGYRAYGTSTGLMKLFDSEWIEGVQVPNRVEMEVEGIPIPLNLKLVEAEVNVEIAPDLFVPPAGTASSLIALSDEKTVVLPLQREDTGMVVIDGALGYARGLFLFDTGAAHTVLDARAAASARFKEDRPFTAIGVGGTADSRIVRGGESVSVGAGGGFRMPDDSFFIVMDLGTVSKEMGVELAGIFGADLLSKAEIRLDFARGEMAVTTNEPGDSEGGKKPVNSSDESIIRLGELVLVEGEYGPDKSKITLLVDTGFRGKVGILSSGAERMGLDVSPARGRGFVSGIGGVTRLEGSVKELDVQLFGRSWKIENAPVISGPVSSLVGGSADGLIGIELLSELVLEFDYANGVIRVIESAAN
- a CDS encoding HAMP domain-containing histidine kinase — its product is MATVKQQLIRRIFVAGVVLFLVVLPAAIMAYLAYNSLREIRIREDFFFEQVGHDLSKRLISTLEMPLYGPGFELAERFVKGQNFGDPAEIRAVLGFLEKSSEMSDAFFWYPGSMYPAAVRSLYYDPESFTEKPVSELIKPIEERTLQVFREGEAFRDLPRGFTPKTYQGYTVAIWGMRFADETWVMTLVAEESGNTIGFLTYRLNEKEYLRLARGLYNEMFPSGKIMGGMDEVPRDLGAEVYFNLLPFNDEAHEATSDIAASRNYVYDSKGYESSLWGIRVFVANRERVRVNDRLVTSMLALLAGLFALIVLGVLLLYYLVSKELQLAKLKSGFVSNVSHELKTPLSLIRLFAETLEMDRVESEQEKKRFYSIIHNESVRLTNLINNILDFSRIEEGRKKYEMATEDLKSLLSDTLDAYAFQLDTAGFKVNVQSGDGEYFAEVDRDSFKQAVLNLLDNAVKYSGDERRIDVGLSRSGGFVRVSVRDYGIGILPQDLTRVFDKFFRAGNEDVYKVKGSGLGLAVVRHIMDAHSGRIDVRSEPGKGSEFCLLFPESAGSREPGEGGAGPLRQPSGGRKS
- a CDS encoding response regulator transcription factor, with product MAKILVVEDEPDMRFGLEHNLRFEGYQVICAEDGKTGLEMARYSSPDLVLLDIMLPGMSGLEVLRQLRKERRGLPVILVTAKGQEMDKIIGLESGADDYITKPFSVKELLARVNAVLRRYQSRGEIGEYSFGDVKIDFKNMQATKGGRDLEFTHREFEIMKVFVRHKNEVIPRSVLLDEVWGYESKVFPNTRTVDTHIAKLRKKIEDDTENPHHIITVHRMGYRFMD
- a CDS encoding DUF4139 domain-containing protein, giving the protein MKIRVLVLAAAFAATALSLCASASELSLTVYNDNFALVRDVRTTTLGEGINHLTVTDVAALLDPTSVHFKVLSGPSTYLLEQNFDYDLLSSDKLLSKYIGKEITLVDTQTGVRSRVKLLSTSGGMVVEKDGTVLLNPGGRVELSGGTGELLLEPTLNWDIAADKAGTVNYELSYMTSGMSWNCDYVFLLADTEKTGDMEGWVTLNNNSGATYRDAKLQLIAGDVRRVQEPAPAGWAGAVPEAAKMADGAGFQEESFFEYHLYTLPRATTIKMNQTKQISLLNAADIPTRKVYIYPGGDKVQVKVEFDNEEANNLGIALPKGKIRVFKRDSAGVPQFIGEDWVDHTPRKETVRLYIGDAFDIVGEKTQTNYSDIGKGYRETWQVKIKNRKEKEAITVVVPHQIYGDWKMVESNFDYVKKDAWTAEFKVPVAADGEATLNFTFEVRWK